One window of Mesorhizobium sp. PAMC28654 genomic DNA carries:
- the ubiB gene encoding 2-polyprenylphenol 6-hydroxylase — protein MSTVSAGFRLARAGWVLVREGVVAALPGEELSGLPKFGWRVARLFTRRRALSYERSDRLGKAVVRLGPSYVKLGQFLATRPDVVGNDMALDLAMLQDKMHTFPKAEAVAAIEASLGRKIDDLYVNFGDPVAAASIAQVHAADIIRDGAVTRVAVKVIRPGVRRRFFHDLESYFLAARLQEKYIPSSRRLRPVEVTETLAQTTKIEMDLRLEAAALSELGENTRDDPGFRVPSVDWERTGRDVLTMEWVDGVKMNNIAGLEAAGHDLKTIAANLIQSFLRHTLRDGFFHADMHPGNLFVEANGTIVAVDLGIAGRLGKKERRFLAEILYGFITRDYLRVAEVHFEAGYVPRQHNVAAFAQAIRAIGEPIHGQPAETISMAKLLTLLFEVTELFDMATRPELILLQKTMVVVEGVARTLDPAFNMWKTAEPVVGDWIAGNLGPRGLLVDARDGAKAMLALVRQVPELAARTERLSREIDLMAEHGLRFDETTANAIGKAEARHSRSGRWALWVIALTLVYIAWKII, from the coding sequence ATGAGCACCGTCAGTGCCGGGTTCAGGCTCGCACGCGCCGGCTGGGTGCTGGTGCGCGAGGGTGTCGTCGCGGCGTTGCCGGGCGAGGAACTGTCCGGCCTGCCGAAATTCGGCTGGCGCGTGGCCCGGCTCTTCACCCGCCGCCGCGCGCTGTCCTATGAGCGCAGCGACCGGCTGGGCAAGGCCGTCGTTCGGCTCGGCCCCTCCTATGTCAAGCTCGGCCAGTTCCTGGCAACACGGCCGGACGTCGTCGGCAACGACATGGCGCTCGATCTCGCCATGCTGCAGGACAAGATGCACACGTTTCCGAAGGCGGAGGCCGTGGCTGCCATCGAAGCTTCGCTTGGACGCAAGATCGACGATCTGTATGTCAATTTCGGCGATCCCGTCGCCGCGGCTTCCATTGCCCAGGTCCATGCCGCCGACATCATCCGCGATGGCGCCGTCACCAGGGTTGCGGTGAAAGTCATCCGGCCCGGCGTGCGCCGCCGCTTCTTCCACGATCTCGAAAGCTATTTCCTCGCCGCCCGCCTGCAGGAAAAATACATTCCGTCGTCGCGTCGCCTGCGGCCCGTCGAAGTGACGGAGACGCTGGCCCAGACCACCAAGATCGAAATGGATCTGAGGCTCGAGGCTGCGGCGCTTTCGGAACTCGGCGAGAACACCAGGGATGATCCGGGTTTCCGGGTGCCGTCCGTCGACTGGGAGCGCACCGGCCGCGACGTGCTGACCATGGAATGGGTCGACGGCGTCAAGATGAACAACATCGCCGGTCTTGAAGCCGCCGGCCATGACCTGAAGACCATCGCCGCCAACCTCATCCAGTCGTTCCTGCGCCATACGCTGCGCGACGGCTTTTTCCACGCCGACATGCATCCGGGAAATCTGTTCGTCGAGGCCAACGGCACCATCGTCGCCGTCGACCTCGGCATAGCGGGGCGTCTTGGCAAGAAGGAGCGCCGCTTCCTCGCGGAAATCCTCTACGGCTTCATCACCCGCGATTATCTGCGTGTCGCCGAGGTGCATTTCGAGGCTGGCTACGTGCCGCGCCAGCACAATGTCGCGGCCTTCGCGCAGGCGATCCGGGCGATCGGCGAGCCGATCCATGGCCAGCCGGCCGAAACCATCTCGATGGCCAAGCTTTTGACGCTGCTGTTCGAGGTGACCGAACTGTTCGACATGGCGACGCGGCCGGAGCTGATCCTGTTGCAGAAGACCATGGTGGTGGTCGAAGGCGTGGCGCGCACGCTCGATCCGGCCTTCAACATGTGGAAGACCGCCGAGCCGGTGGTTGGCGACTGGATCGCCGGCAATCTCGGCCCGCGCGGCCTGCTGGTCGATGCGCGTGACGGCGCCAAGGCGATGCTGGCGTTGGTCCGCCAGGTGCCGGAACTCGCGGCGCGCACCGAGCGGCTGTCGCGTGAGATCGACCTGATGGCCGAGCACGGGCTGCGCTTTGATGAAACCACCGCGAACGCCATCGGCAAGGCCGAGGCGCGCCACAGCAGATCCGGGCGCTGGGCGTTGTGGGTGATCGCGCTGACGTTGGTCTACATCGCCTGGAAGATCATCTAG
- the coaBC gene encoding bifunctional phosphopantothenoylcysteine decarboxylase/phosphopantothenate--cysteine ligase CoaBC — protein sequence MASITIRNLDDEVKELLRRLAAENDRSMEEQARVMIRAAVEGQAGSVGRIDQIEKTLRELTVSHAAAPIAASAGKIASRGSLSGKRILLIIGGGIAAYKALDLIRRLRERGAAVRVVMTSAAQQFVTTLSVGALSADHVFTELFDRNDEHDVGHIRLSREADLLVVAPATADLMAKLANGHANDLASTVLIATDKPVLMAPAMNPRMWAHPATRRNRATLRKDGVVFVGPAKGEMAESNEAGEGRMAEPLEIVAAVEALLDAGPKPLSGRRIIVTSGPTHEPIDPVRYIANRSSGKQGHAIAAALARLGADVRLVSGPVGIADPIGVTTLHVETAAEMKDAVERLLPADAGVFVAAVADWRTENSSGEKIKKVAGEGPPALRMVENPDILAGVGHHTQRPTLVVGFAAETQDLVGNAEAKLRKKGADLIVANDVSHDSGVGSSGVMGGDRNKVRIVSKAGVEEWPEMNKDEVAARLARLIAERLTTIVV from the coding sequence ATGGCCAGTATCACCATCCGTAACCTTGACGATGAGGTCAAGGAGTTGCTGCGCCGGTTGGCGGCCGAAAACGACCGTTCCATGGAAGAGCAGGCGAGGGTGATGATCCGCGCCGCCGTCGAGGGGCAGGCCGGTTCGGTGGGCCGCATCGACCAGATCGAGAAAACGCTTCGCGAACTGACCGTTTCACACGCAGCGGCGCCGATCGCTGCTTCAGCAGGCAAGATCGCGTCGCGAGGCAGCCTCTCCGGCAAGCGTATCCTGCTTATCATCGGCGGTGGCATCGCCGCCTACAAGGCGCTCGATCTCATCCGGCGGCTGCGCGAGCGGGGTGCCGCGGTGCGGGTGGTGATGACATCAGCGGCACAGCAATTCGTCACCACGCTGTCGGTCGGCGCGCTGTCGGCCGATCATGTCTTCACCGAACTGTTCGACCGCAACGACGAGCATGATGTCGGCCATATCCGCCTGTCGCGCGAGGCCGACCTTCTGGTGGTGGCGCCCGCGACCGCCGATCTGATGGCCAAGCTCGCCAATGGACACGCCAACGACCTTGCGTCCACCGTGCTCATCGCCACCGACAAGCCCGTGCTGATGGCGCCCGCCATGAACCCCAGGATGTGGGCGCATCCGGCGACGCGCCGCAATCGCGCGACGCTGCGGAAGGACGGCGTAGTCTTCGTGGGACCGGCAAAGGGTGAGATGGCCGAGAGCAACGAGGCCGGCGAAGGGCGCATGGCCGAGCCGCTGGAGATCGTCGCCGCGGTCGAGGCGCTGCTCGACGCCGGGCCGAAGCCATTGTCGGGCAGGAGGATCATCGTCACCTCCGGACCGACGCATGAGCCGATCGACCCGGTGCGCTACATCGCCAATCGCTCGTCCGGCAAGCAGGGCCATGCGATCGCGGCAGCACTTGCACGGCTCGGCGCCGATGTGCGCCTTGTCTCCGGTCCGGTCGGCATTGCCGATCCGATTGGTGTCACCACGTTGCATGTCGAAACCGCGGCCGAGATGAAGGACGCGGTGGAACGGCTTCTGCCGGCGGATGCCGGTGTGTTCGTTGCCGCCGTCGCCGACTGGCGTACCGAGAATTCGTCTGGCGAGAAGATCAAGAAGGTGGCCGGCGAGGGACCACCGGCGCTACGGATGGTCGAGAATCCCGACATTCTCGCTGGCGTTGGCCACCACACGCAGCGACCGACACTTGTCGTCGGCTTCGCCGCCGAGACGCAGGATCTTGTCGGCAATGCCGAGGCCAAGCTCAGGAAGAAGGGTGCCGACCTTATCGTCGCCAACGACGTTTCGCACGACAGCGGCGTTGGGTCCTCCGGCGTGATGGGCGGCGACCGCAACAAGGTTCGGATCGTGTCGAAGGCCGGCGTCGAGGAATGGCCGGAGATGAACAAGGACGAGGTGGCGGCGCGGCTGGCCAGGCTGATCGCGGAGCGGCTGACGACGATCGTGGTTTAG
- the ubiE gene encoding bifunctional demethylmenaquinone methyltransferase/2-methoxy-6-polyprenyl-1,4-benzoquinol methylase UbiE — MSVERTTAAGGMETSYGFKRVGADDKQSLVNDVFHKVANRYDLMNDLMSAGLHRLWKDAMVAGLNPPKRQGWRVLDVAGGTGDIAFRIVEASHGHAHATVLDINGSMLAVGRDRAEKKGMSANTDFVEANAEELPFPDATFDAYTIAFGIRNVPRIDVALGEAFRVLKPGGRLLCLEFSEVEMPLLDKAYEAWSFNAIPKIGKMVTGDGEPYAYLVESIAKFPNQKNFAAMISRAGFDRVSFRNYSGGIAALHSGWKL; from the coding sequence ATGTCAGTTGAGAGAACCACGGCCGCTGGCGGCATGGAAACCTCCTATGGTTTCAAGCGTGTAGGGGCTGATGACAAGCAGTCCCTGGTCAATGACGTTTTCCACAAGGTTGCGAACCGCTACGACCTGATGAACGACCTGATGTCGGCTGGGCTGCACCGGCTGTGGAAGGACGCCATGGTGGCGGGGCTGAATCCTCCAAAGAGACAGGGCTGGCGTGTGCTCGACGTGGCAGGCGGCACCGGCGATATCGCCTTCCGCATCGTCGAGGCAAGCCATGGCCACGCCCATGCCACCGTTCTCGACATCAATGGCTCGATGCTGGCCGTCGGCCGCGACCGGGCCGAAAAGAAAGGCATGTCCGCCAATACCGATTTCGTCGAGGCCAATGCAGAGGAACTGCCGTTCCCCGACGCCACATTCGATGCCTATACGATCGCCTTCGGCATTCGCAATGTGCCGCGCATCGACGTGGCGCTTGGCGAAGCCTTCCGTGTGCTGAAGCCTGGGGGGCGCCTGCTGTGCCTTGAATTTTCCGAGGTCGAGATGCCGCTGCTGGACAAGGCCTATGAGGCCTGGTCGTTCAACGCCATTCCCAAGATCGGCAAGATGGTTACCGGCGATGGCGAGCCTTACGCCTATCTGGTCGAGTCGATCGCCAAGTTCCCCAACCAGAAGAATTTCGCGGCGATGATTTCCCGCGCCGGCTTCGACCGTGTGTCTTTCCGCAACTATTCCGGCGGCATCGCGGCACTGCATTCGGGCTGGAAGCTTTGA
- a CDS encoding adenosine deaminase, producing MPLKAELHCHIEGAAAPELVISQARKYGKDTSPYIRDGSFVWHDFTSFLAAYDFSADLFRTEEDYARLADHYLTSLARDGAIYSEVFTSPDHAKKAGLSPKAYTDALGEGMARAKAKTGIEGRMIVTGVRHVGVESIEQAARFAARCGHPLVTGFGVAGDERMGDFEDYVRAFEIAREAGLGITIHAGELMGWESVQAALDHIRPSRIGHGVRAIENADLVRRIADEGVVLECCPGSNIALKVFDSFADHPFPALQAAGCKVTLNSDDPPYFWTSLKREYDIASEHFSMNEKALTAVTRTAIEAAFVDRKTKTALLARLNGAAR from the coding sequence ATGCCTTTGAAAGCGGAACTGCACTGCCACATCGAAGGGGCGGCGGCGCCAGAGCTCGTCATCAGCCAGGCACGGAAATATGGCAAGGACACCTCGCCCTATATCCGGGACGGCTCGTTCGTCTGGCACGATTTCACATCCTTTCTCGCCGCCTATGACTTTTCCGCCGACCTGTTCCGCACGGAAGAGGACTATGCGCGGCTGGCCGACCATTATCTGACGAGCCTTGCCCGCGACGGCGCCATCTATTCCGAAGTCTTCACCTCGCCGGACCACGCGAAAAAAGCCGGGCTGTCGCCCAAGGCCTACACGGACGCGCTCGGCGAAGGCATGGCCCGCGCCAAGGCCAAGACCGGCATCGAGGGCCGCATGATCGTTACCGGCGTGCGCCATGTCGGCGTGGAATCGATCGAGCAGGCGGCGCGCTTCGCGGCGCGCTGCGGCCATCCGCTGGTGACCGGCTTCGGCGTCGCCGGCGACGAGCGGATGGGAGATTTCGAGGATTACGTGCGCGCCTTCGAGATCGCCCGCGAGGCCGGCCTTGGCATCACCATCCATGCCGGCGAACTGATGGGCTGGGAGAGCGTCCAGGCAGCACTCGACCATATCCGCCCATCGCGCATCGGCCACGGCGTGCGCGCCATCGAAAACGCCGACCTTGTCCGGCGCATCGCCGACGAGGGCGTTGTGCTGGAATGCTGCCCCGGCTCCAACATCGCGCTGAAGGTCTTCGACAGTTTTGCCGACCACCCCTTTCCCGCCCTGCAGGCGGCCGGCTGCAAAGTGACGCTCAATTCCGACGATCCGCCCTATTTCTGGACTTCGCTGAAGCGCGAATACGATATCGCCTCCGAGCACTTCTCGATGAACGAGAAGGCGCTCACGGCGGTCACAAGGACCGCGATCGAAGCCGCCTTCGTCGACCGCAAGACGAAAACAGCGCTTCTCGCCCGCCTCAATGGCGCGGCACGCTGA